From the genome of Proteus vulgaris, one region includes:
- a CDS encoding acyl-CoA thioesterase: MSTLIKVYGFHLDVFEHVNNARYLEFLEQARWDWIEQHLDFAWFKRNGLALVVANININYHLPASLGDELIIDCEVAEVGIKSGVLSQKIVRKKDGALISDALITFVLVDINTKKALTLTDQLREKLEYVRQSS; the protein is encoded by the coding sequence ATGAGTACATTAATTAAAGTTTATGGTTTTCATTTGGATGTTTTTGAACACGTGAATAATGCACGTTACCTTGAGTTTTTAGAACAAGCCCGATGGGATTGGATTGAACAACATTTAGATTTTGCTTGGTTTAAGCGCAATGGTTTGGCGTTAGTGGTCGCTAATATCAATATTAATTATCACTTACCAGCAAGTCTTGGTGATGAGTTGATTATTGACTGTGAAGTTGCTGAAGTCGGGATTAAAAGTGGTGTACTGTCTCAAAAAATAGTCAGAAAAAAAGATGGTGCGCTTATCTCTGATGCATTAATCACTTTTGTTCTTGTAGACATCAATACCAAAAAAGCACTGACCTTAACGGATCAGCTAAGAGAAAAACTAGAGTATGTGCGCCAATCATCATAA
- the queC gene encoding 7-cyano-7-deazaguanine synthase QueC, with protein sequence MKKTVVVFSGGQDSTTCLIQAKEKYDEVHCITFNYGQRHKEEIEVAQRVSQLLGATAHKVLDVNLLNELAISSLTRDNIPVPDFKESEESDIPSTFVPGRNILFLTLAAIYAYQIGAESVITGVCETDFSGYPDCRDEFVKALNHAVNLGIARDIKFITPLMWLDKAETWALADYYQKLDFVRHETLTCYNGVQGDGCGECAACHLRQRGLNTYLADKTQIMQAMKQKVGLK encoded by the coding sequence ATGAAAAAAACGGTCGTTGTCTTTAGCGGTGGACAAGATTCGACAACATGCCTTATTCAAGCAAAAGAAAAGTACGATGAAGTACATTGCATTACATTTAATTATGGGCAACGCCATAAAGAAGAAATTGAGGTAGCACAAAGAGTAAGTCAATTACTGGGGGCAACTGCGCATAAAGTTTTGGATGTAAATTTACTCAATGAACTCGCTATCAGTAGCTTAACTCGCGACAATATACCTGTCCCTGATTTCAAAGAAAGTGAAGAAAGTGATATTCCAAGTACCTTTGTACCGGGTAGAAATATTCTTTTCCTCACTTTAGCTGCTATTTACGCTTACCAAATTGGGGCTGAAAGTGTCATTACAGGAGTTTGTGAGACTGATTTTTCAGGCTATCCTGATTGTCGTGATGAATTTGTCAAAGCACTAAATCATGCAGTCAATTTAGGTATTGCACGTGATATTAAATTCATCACTCCATTAATGTGGCTAGATAAAGCTGAAACTTGGGCATTAGCAGATTATTACCAAAAATTAGATTTTGTTCGTCATGAAACCTTGACTTGCTATAACGGTGTTCAAGGTGATGGCTGTGGCGAATGTGCAGCTTGCCATTTAAGACAACGCGGATTAAACACTTATTTAGCTGATAAAACGCAAATCATGCAGGCAATGAAACAGAAAGTAGGGTTAAAATAG
- a CDS encoding Lrp/AsnC family transcriptional regulator, with product MLDKIDRKLLALLQEDSSLSLNTLAEAVNLTSTPCWKRLKRLEDEGYIRKRVALLDSEKIGLGLTVIVMIRTQQHNSEWYEQFVSFVKQMPEVLTFYRMAGECDYLMHVEVVDMKSYDLFYKRMVNGVPGLIDVTSNFAMEKIKYTTAMPIPE from the coding sequence ATGTTAGATAAGATTGACCGTAAATTATTAGCGCTATTACAGGAAGATTCAAGCCTCTCACTGAATACTTTGGCTGAGGCTGTTAACCTAACCTCAACGCCTTGCTGGAAACGATTGAAACGACTTGAGGATGAAGGGTATATTCGTAAGCGAGTTGCCCTACTTGATAGTGAAAAAATTGGGCTAGGTCTAACAGTTATTGTTATGATTAGAACACAGCAACATAATAGCGAATGGTACGAACAATTTGTTTCATTTGTTAAGCAAATGCCAGAAGTACTGACATTCTATCGAATGGCGGGTGAGTGTGATTATCTAATGCATGTTGAAGTGGTAGACATGAAAAGTTACGACTTGTTTTATAAGCGTATGGTTAATGGTGTACCTGGTCTTATTGACGTGACTTCTAACTTCGCAATGGAAAAAATTAAATACACAACGGCAATGCCGATACCTGAATAA
- a CDS encoding SmdA family multidrug ABC transporter permease/ATP-binding protein: MALFSQLSWYFLSEWRRYVGAIFLLMVIAVLQVIPPKIVGIIVDGVDNHSLSFSQVMNWVGVMVLIALAVYLLRYFWRLWLFGASYQLAVKLRMQIYQQLNQQSSSFYHRYRTGDLIARTTNDVDKVVFAAGEGVLTLVDSMVMGLAVLVMMSIQLSWELTLISLLPMPLMAILIKRYGDKLHSRFKTAQALFSSLNNQAQESLSSIRMIKSFGLEQQHASRFDDVAKETGRQNMRVARIDALFDPTIFMAIGFANLLAVAGGSYLVLNDKMTLGELTSFVMYLGQMIWPMLALAWMFNIVERGSAAYSRINSLLNEKLDMIDGDLSPKQGRGILSVDIDRFQYPEQTTDVLKNIHFTLSPGDMLGICGMTGSGKSTLLTVIQRLYDVTEGEICFQSIPIYQLKLDEWRARLAVVNQTPFLFSDTIAGNIALGRPNATKDEIEAVAKLANIHDDILRLPEGYQTQVGEKGVMLSGGQKQRISIARALLLDAEILLLDDALSAVDGQTEYQILQNLSQWRKDRTLIISAHRLSALVGATNILVLKQGEIVEQGTHQQLISIPGWYQDMYHYQQLEAALDDDK; the protein is encoded by the coding sequence GTGGCTCTATTTTCACAGCTCAGTTGGTATTTCCTCAGTGAATGGCGTCGTTATGTCGGTGCTATTTTCTTATTGATGGTTATCGCAGTATTACAGGTGATCCCTCCTAAAATTGTAGGGATCATTGTGGATGGTGTTGATAACCATAGTCTGTCGTTTAGCCAAGTAATGAATTGGGTTGGCGTGATGGTGTTAATTGCCCTCGCGGTTTATCTTTTGCGTTATTTTTGGCGACTTTGGTTATTTGGTGCTTCTTATCAATTAGCCGTAAAACTGCGAATGCAGATTTACCAACAGCTTAATCAGCAATCCTCTTCTTTCTATCATCGTTATCGTACTGGCGATTTGATCGCTCGTACCACGAATGACGTTGATAAAGTCGTTTTTGCGGCTGGAGAAGGCGTTCTAACTTTAGTTGATTCAATGGTAATGGGACTTGCTGTACTTGTGATGATGAGCATCCAGTTAAGCTGGGAACTGACACTAATTTCACTATTACCTATGCCACTAATGGCCATTTTGATTAAACGTTATGGTGATAAGTTACATAGCCGTTTTAAAACTGCTCAGGCACTTTTTTCTTCACTGAATAATCAAGCACAAGAAAGCCTGAGTAGTATTCGCATGATCAAATCATTTGGACTTGAACAACAGCATGCTTCTCGTTTCGATGATGTTGCAAAAGAAACTGGGCGTCAAAATATGCGAGTTGCGAGAATTGATGCTTTGTTTGATCCCACCATTTTTATGGCGATCGGTTTTGCTAATTTACTCGCAGTTGCTGGTGGGAGTTATTTGGTACTCAATGACAAAATGACATTAGGTGAGTTAACCAGTTTTGTTATGTATTTAGGTCAAATGATTTGGCCTATGCTAGCGCTGGCATGGATGTTTAATATTGTTGAACGTGGTAGTGCTGCCTATAGCCGAATTAATAGCTTATTGAATGAAAAACTCGATATGATTGATGGTGATTTATCACCAAAACAAGGTCGAGGGATATTGTCTGTTGATATCGACCGCTTTCAGTATCCTGAACAAACAACGGATGTGCTTAAGAATATTCATTTCACCTTATCTCCTGGCGATATGTTGGGAATTTGCGGGATGACTGGAAGTGGAAAAAGTACACTACTTACCGTTATTCAACGACTTTACGATGTAACTGAAGGTGAAATTTGTTTTCAATCCATACCTATTTATCAATTAAAACTCGATGAATGGCGAGCGCGTTTAGCTGTGGTTAATCAAACACCTTTTTTATTTTCAGATACCATTGCAGGAAATATTGCATTAGGGCGTCCTAATGCAACTAAAGACGAAATTGAAGCGGTAGCTAAATTGGCCAATATTCATGACGATATTCTGCGTTTACCTGAAGGGTATCAAACGCAGGTAGGTGAAAAAGGTGTGATGCTATCTGGTGGGCAAAAACAGCGTATTTCTATTGCGCGAGCGCTACTCTTAGATGCGGAAATTTTGTTATTAGATGACGCATTATCTGCCGTTGATGGACAAACTGAATATCAAATTTTACAAAATTTGTCGCAATGGCGAAAAGATAGAACGTTGATTATCAGTGCACATCGTTTATCTGCTTTGGTTGGTGCTACTAATATCCTAGTGCTAAAACAAGGCGAAATTGTAGAACAAGGTACACATCAACAATTAATTTCAATACCTGGTTGGTATCAAGATATGTACCATTATCAGCAATTAGAGGCCGCGCTGGATGACGATAAGTAA
- a CDS encoding SmdB family multidrug efflux ABC transporter permease/ATP-binding protein codes for MTISKNKSVKALFPALKRLLTYGKTYRKPMTWGVIMLWVAAVAEVGGPLIVGYFIDQKVATNNVELTSSLGLALAFILLQIIAATLHYYQAIVFNHAAVGVVQQLRTDVMSAALKQPLSAFDNQPVGQLISRVTNDTETIKDLFVNVLPTLFRAIALVVVMLIAMFLLEWQMALVAMTIFPAVIGVMMLYQRLSTPIVRNVRHFLANINDGFHEVINGMSVIQQFRQQARFGQRMSDDSWQHYQARMKALKLDGLLLRPLLSMLSALVLCGLLMLFGYQGSAVIGVGVIYAFISYLGRLNEPLITLTSQQSILQQAVVSGERVFELMDAPTQHYGSSSHIITQGNIDVNSLWFAYRDEQWVLKDINLTIPSRHFVAFVGHTGSGKSTLASLLMGNYPWQKGNIYLDGQPLEDYSHYALRSGIAMVQQDPVLLSGSLYDNITLGRECEESHLWQVLETVQLDQWAKALPEGLQTELGEQGSRLSAGQKQLLALARVLLIPPRILILDEATANIDSGTEQAIQKALKVVREKTTLIVIAHRLSTIIEANEIVVLHRGAIVEQGDHMELLSQKGRYYNMFQLQQVRESLQEQDPVEVE; via the coding sequence ATGACGATAAGTAAAAATAAATCCGTTAAAGCGCTATTCCCTGCATTAAAGCGTCTTTTAACTTATGGTAAAACCTATCGCAAGCCTATGACATGGGGCGTCATTATGTTGTGGGTAGCCGCAGTTGCAGAGGTGGGTGGCCCATTAATTGTTGGTTATTTCATTGATCAAAAAGTGGCTACGAATAATGTTGAATTAACATCTTCATTAGGTTTGGCATTGGCGTTTATTCTTTTACAAATAATAGCTGCGACACTTCATTATTATCAGGCAATTGTATTTAATCATGCAGCTGTTGGGGTTGTACAACAATTACGCACAGATGTGATGAGCGCGGCACTAAAACAGCCATTAAGTGCTTTTGATAATCAACCCGTAGGCCAATTAATTTCTCGTGTAACGAATGATACCGAAACAATTAAAGATTTGTTTGTTAACGTCTTACCGACATTGTTCCGTGCCATTGCGTTAGTGGTTGTTATGTTAATTGCTATGTTCTTATTAGAGTGGCAAATGGCATTGGTAGCGATGACTATCTTCCCAGCAGTTATTGGTGTGATGATGCTTTATCAGCGGCTCAGTACACCAATAGTCCGTAATGTACGCCATTTTCTTGCCAATATTAATGATGGTTTCCATGAAGTTATCAATGGAATGTCAGTGATCCAGCAATTTAGGCAACAAGCTCGATTTGGTCAAAGAATGTCGGATGATAGCTGGCAGCATTATCAAGCCCGTATGAAAGCATTAAAACTCGATGGGCTGTTATTGCGCCCTTTGCTAAGTATGCTCTCTGCGTTGGTTTTATGTGGCTTATTGATGCTATTTGGCTATCAAGGCAGTGCGGTTATTGGTGTTGGGGTGATTTATGCGTTTATTAGCTATTTGGGGCGATTAAATGAACCGTTAATCACATTGACATCACAGCAGTCCATTTTGCAACAAGCGGTTGTTTCAGGTGAACGTGTTTTTGAATTGATGGATGCACCTACACAACATTACGGCTCATCATCACATATCATTACCCAAGGCAATATTGATGTTAATTCCTTATGGTTTGCCTATCGTGATGAACAATGGGTATTAAAAGATATCAATTTAACTATTCCTTCTCGCCATTTTGTGGCATTTGTTGGACATACAGGGAGTGGTAAAAGTACGTTAGCAAGTCTGTTGATGGGAAATTACCCTTGGCAAAAAGGGAATATTTATTTAGATGGGCAACCTTTAGAGGATTATTCTCATTATGCATTGCGTAGTGGTATTGCTATGGTGCAGCAAGATCCGGTTTTATTATCAGGTTCGTTGTATGACAACATTACATTAGGGCGAGAATGTGAAGAGTCACATTTATGGCAGGTATTAGAAACAGTACAGCTTGATCAATGGGCTAAAGCATTACCAGAAGGATTACAAACAGAACTTGGCGAACAAGGTAGTCGCTTATCTGCGGGGCAAAAACAGTTACTTGCATTAGCTCGTGTATTATTAATACCACCTCGTATTCTTATTCTTGATGAAGCAACAGCAAATATTGATTCAGGAACAGAGCAAGCCATCCAGAAAGCATTAAAAGTAGTAAGAGAAAAAACAACCCTGATTGTTATTGCTCATCGACTTTCAACTATTATTGAAGCCAATGAAATCGTAGTGCTTCATCGTGGTGCAATTGTTGAGCAGGGTGATCACATGGAATTACTCTCACAAAAAGGGCGATACTATAATATGTTTCAATTACAGCAGGTTAGAGAATCTTTACAAGAACAAGATCCTGTTGAAGTAGAATAA
- a CDS encoding P-II family nitrogen regulator has protein sequence MKYIIAIIKPFKLEEVRELLSELGIKGMTISEVKGYGRQKGHAELYRGAEYEVNFLPKVKIELAISDEQLEPVIQTIMQATDTGKVGDGKIFVLELLQAVRIRTGEFGDEAL, from the coding sequence ATGAAATATATCATCGCCATAATTAAGCCATTTAAATTAGAAGAGGTCAGAGAGTTACTTTCTGAGTTAGGTATAAAAGGGATGACAATCAGTGAAGTAAAGGGATATGGGCGGCAGAAAGGGCATGCAGAGCTTTATCGAGGGGCCGAATACGAAGTTAATTTTCTTCCCAAAGTGAAAATAGAACTCGCCATCAGTGATGAGCAACTTGAGCCTGTTATACAAACGATTATGCAAGCGACAGATACGGGCAAAGTGGGGGATGGCAAAATTTTTGTTTTGGAATTATTACAAGCTGTTCGTATTCGTACGGGTGAGTTTGGTGATGAGGCTCTTTAA
- the amtB gene encoding ammonium transporter AmtB: protein MKSLLSLLLMLVLTNFSSSAFASEISVIDKADNGFMLICTALVFFMTIPGIALFYGGLLRSKNVLSLITQVMMIFSVVIILWITFGYSLAFTAGNKVWGGWSLTFLSNISLASVSGSINQYVHIAFQGSFAVITIALIVGALGERIRFSALVIFTVIWFTFSYIPIAHMVWGEGGWLIDDGALDFAGGTVVHINAAVAALVGAYLLGKRRDYQHLALKPHNLPMVFIGTAVLYIGWFGFNAGSAGSANAIAALAFLNTVIATAGAVLSWTASEWITRGKPSMLGSCSGCIAGLVAITPAAGTVGVMGALFIGVTGGIIGLWGVVILKRWLKADDVCDVFGIHGTCGIAGCLLTGIFTASFLGGVGYSDGMTLSKQVLIQLMSVVITVIWSGVVAYLSFKIADKLVGLRVSEEEEHDGLDLTSHGERAYQQ, encoded by the coding sequence ATGAAAAGCTTACTTTCTTTATTATTAATGTTAGTACTTACAAACTTTTCTTCATCAGCATTTGCCTCTGAAATCTCGGTTATCGATAAAGCTGATAATGGTTTTATGTTGATTTGCACTGCACTGGTCTTTTTTATGACTATCCCTGGTATTGCCCTGTTTTATGGGGGATTACTGAGAAGTAAAAACGTACTTTCATTGATAACACAAGTGATGATGATCTTTAGTGTTGTGATCATTCTTTGGATAACTTTTGGCTACAGTTTAGCTTTTACTGCGGGTAATAAAGTGTGGGGTGGGTGGTCACTTACTTTCTTAAGTAATATTTCTTTAGCGTCAGTTTCAGGTTCAATTAATCAATATGTACACATTGCTTTTCAAGGCTCTTTTGCTGTAATAACGATTGCCTTGATTGTTGGAGCACTGGGTGAGCGTATCCGTTTTTCAGCGTTGGTTATTTTTACGGTTATTTGGTTTACGTTTTCTTATATTCCGATCGCTCATATGGTATGGGGAGAAGGCGGCTGGCTAATTGATGATGGCGCACTTGATTTTGCAGGCGGAACCGTGGTTCATATCAATGCGGCTGTTGCTGCCCTTGTTGGTGCTTACTTACTCGGTAAGCGACGTGATTATCAACACTTAGCCCTTAAGCCTCATAATTTACCGATGGTATTTATTGGAACGGCTGTGCTTTATATTGGTTGGTTTGGCTTCAATGCAGGCTCTGCGGGAAGTGCAAATGCAATTGCAGCCTTAGCATTTTTGAATACAGTGATTGCAACGGCAGGGGCAGTGCTTTCTTGGACTGCATCAGAATGGATCACTAGAGGAAAACCATCAATGTTAGGCAGTTGCTCTGGTTGTATTGCTGGACTGGTGGCGATTACGCCAGCTGCAGGCACTGTCGGTGTTATGGGCGCATTATTTATTGGTGTTACAGGTGGAATTATCGGACTTTGGGGTGTTGTTATTTTAAAACGGTGGCTAAAAGCTGATGATGTTTGTGATGTTTTTGGCATCCATGGAACTTGTGGCATTGCGGGATGTTTATTAACGGGGATATTTACGGCTTCATTTTTAGGGGGAGTGGGCTATAGCGATGGTATGACATTAAGCAAGCAAGTTTTAATACAGTTAATGAGTGTTGTTATTACAGTGATTTGGTCAGGAGTTGTAGCTTATCTTAGTTTTAAAATCGCAGATAAGCTGGTGGGATTACGAGTTTCTGAAGAAGAAGAGCATGATGGATTAGATTTAACCTCTCATGGTGAACGTGCTTATCAGCAGTAA
- the tesB gene encoding acyl-CoA thioesterase II, whose translation MSQALKDLINLMALEKIEEGLFRGQSEDLGLPQVFGGQVVGQALYAAKQTIADNRYINSFHSYFLRPGDSHKPIVYDVEFIRDGGSFSTRRVSAIQQGKPIFYMTVSFQEFEEGFEHQDAMPDVPFPDELISQDDILKKLAPKLPEPIKSLALRETPFEARPVQYFSPFGYSKAPAERYVWYRSRGEMPSDPFLHQYMLGYVSDFDFLPTALQPYGLGFMDPSLQVATIDHSMWFHRPFRIDDWLLYVIESPSASGGRGFVRGKFFNTNGQLVASSVQEGVIRQKRPKYTK comes from the coding sequence ATGAGTCAAGCATTGAAAGATCTCATCAATTTAATGGCACTTGAAAAAATAGAAGAAGGTCTATTTAGAGGGCAAAGTGAAGATTTAGGATTACCACAAGTTTTTGGTGGTCAAGTTGTAGGACAGGCACTGTATGCAGCAAAACAAACTATTGCAGATAATCGCTATATTAATTCCTTTCACAGCTATTTTTTACGCCCCGGTGATAGCCATAAACCTATCGTTTATGATGTAGAATTTATCCGTGATGGAGGTTCATTTAGCACTCGTAGAGTCAGTGCTATCCAACAGGGTAAGCCTATTTTCTATATGACGGTTTCTTTTCAAGAGTTTGAGGAAGGTTTTGAACATCAAGATGCAATGCCTGATGTTCCTTTTCCCGATGAGCTTATCTCACAAGATGATATTTTGAAAAAATTGGCACCTAAATTACCAGAGCCGATTAAATCTTTAGCATTACGAGAAACTCCTTTTGAAGCACGCCCAGTACAATACTTTAGCCCTTTTGGCTATTCTAAAGCACCCGCTGAACGCTATGTTTGGTATCGCAGCCGTGGTGAAATGCCATCAGATCCTTTTTTACATCAATATATGTTGGGCTATGTTTCTGATTTTGACTTCTTACCCACAGCTCTCCAACCTTATGGTTTAGGATTTATGGATCCAAGCCTTCAAGTAGCGACAATAGACCATTCAATGTGGTTTCACCGTCCATTCCGCATTGATGATTGGTTACTGTATGTGATTGAAAGCCCATCGGCATCAGGAGGAAGAGGATTTGTTAGAGGTAAATTCTTTAACACGAATGGCCAATTAGTTGCTTCATCCGTTCAAGAGGGAGTTATTCGTCAAAAACGCCCTAAATATACAAAATAA
- a CDS encoding HHA domain-containing protein, with translation MTKTDYLMRLRKCTSIETLERVIEKNKYELSDDELELFYSAADHRLAELTMNKLYDKIPASVWKFVR, from the coding sequence ATGACTAAGACAGACTATCTAATGCGTTTAAGAAAATGTACCTCAATCGAAACATTAGAGCGAGTAATTGAAAAAAACAAATACGAACTCTCTGATGATGAGCTGGAGCTATTTTATTCAGCGGCTGATCATCGTTTAGCTGAGCTCACTATGAATAAACTCTATGACAAAATTCCAGCATCTGTTTGGAAATTTGTAAGATAA
- the tomB gene encoding Hha toxicity modulator TomB, whose product MDEYSPEKVDLAELSFLCEELLQQALGSLDKGNTVWHNDLSSTKSVDLNVLIEHIMDFSWKFKIKYPDKQVINTLIEEYLEETYRLFGNTSISYSDINNWKELNHSLLTLIAKNPKSYIK is encoded by the coding sequence ATGGACGAATATTCACCAGAAAAAGTAGATTTAGCTGAATTGTCGTTTTTATGTGAAGAGCTATTGCAGCAAGCTTTAGGCTCATTAGATAAAGGCAACACCGTTTGGCACAATGATCTGAGTAGCACAAAAAGCGTTGACCTTAATGTCTTAATTGAACACATTATGGACTTTAGTTGGAAATTTAAGATTAAATACCCTGATAAACAAGTAATTAATACTCTTATAGAAGAGTACCTTGAAGAAACCTATCGTTTATTTGGTAATACATCAATTTCTTACTCAGATATCAATAATTGGAAAGAGTTAAATCATTCACTTTTAACCCTTATAGCCAAAAACCCAAAAAGTTATATTAAGTAA